Genomic window (Gasterosteus aculeatus chromosome 1, fGasAcu3.hap1.1, whole genome shotgun sequence):
ACGAACTCCACGCAGGTTTCATATTTCACATTAAGTGCCTACTTTGACACTGGTGTTCTCCGATATTTCTACTTTTTCATCATCCTGTCTTTATATGTGTTAATAGTTTGTTCCAATGTGCTGCTCATTGTGGTTATCTGCATGAACAGAAGCTTACATGAACCTATGTACcttttcctctgcagcctgttTGTAAATGAGCTGTTTGGTAGTACAGGCTTGTTTCCATTCCTTCTGGTTCAGATCCTCTCGGACACTCACACTGTTTCTGCTCCGCTTTGCTTCCTGCAGATCTTCTGTATCTATTCCTACGTGTGTGTAGAGTTCTTGAACTTATCCGTCATGTCCTATGACAGATATCTTGCTATCTGTTATCCTCTGCACTATCAGGCGCGTATGACCCCTCAGAAGGTCTCCGTGCTGATTGCCCTTACCTGGTTATTGCCCGTCCTTGCGATCCTGGTCCTGATCTCACTGAGTGCCCCTCTGAGGCTGTGTGACAGCGTCATAGACAGAGTTTACTGTGGAAACTACGCAGTTGTGAAACTGGCGTGTTCTGACACCAGAGTGAACAACATCTACGGGCTCCTGTACACCGtcgtctccctcatcctcccgCTTGttctcatcctcttctcctACATGAGGATCCTGAAGGTTTGTTTCTCTGGTTGCAAACAGACCCGACAGAAAGCCGTCGGCACCTGCTCTCCTCACCTCGCTTCCCTGCTCAACTTCTGCTTCGGCTGCTGCTTCCAGGTGCTGCTGAGCAGGTTTGAGGGCCGCGCCGTGCCCCCCGCGGGGGCTATTGTGCTGTCGTTGTACTTCCTGACCTGTCAGCCTCTCTTCACGCCGCTGCTGTACGGCCTGAACGTGTCCCGGATGCGCCTCGCGTGTCGGCGCCTGCTGCTCGGGGAGACGCATGTTGGTTAGATTCACCGTCGCAGGCAGGTTGTGACTGATCAGCGTTTAACTTTAATCTCTGAGTGTTAAAGACAAATAAGAGTCCTTTCACTATTTAAATGTAGCTGTTGTTTGTTTAATGTTCTGGTGTAAAATAAGTTCATTTAACTGCCACAGGAACACGAGCTGGATGCAAAGAACATCCAAAGGGTTtcacctctttcttctcctcaagGGAAGTTTAGCTGAAACTGAGAAAAGTACACGAGCCGCAACGTTAGAACTTCAAACTGCATCGTTGTATTTTCTGTCCGTCAGCGTGTCCACAGCATGTTCCATGTGGGGGAGAAACAACAGAGAACAATAAAGGTTCACTTCAgtggttttatctttttattatccTACATGAAGCAAATGTTCATCATCATAAATCATTAAACATGATGTTATATCACCTCATCTTTTAACCAGATTACTATTGATTACtctgaagaccacaaacaatcATTTAAAGAACACCTGTTATTATTTACTCTGACATTCAACCACTGAATCAGGTGACacaatttaattaataaaacataaatgtaaaatgactaTTTTTCACCTCtcaggacatttttaaaacctcctgattttaatattttgatgaGAGATGTGATGGTTTTACTTCTGTTCTTTTAGAGGCCGGGATCCGAGTCCCGAGGAGTCAGCATCACTTACAGTAACATGTATCCTCAGTGATGATGTGATATTAATATATAACCGTCAGGGTTTCTTATGATGCTGCAACAAATTATGCGTTTACAGTATTTCACAATTGCCAAGACACATTTCTTGAAACCTTCACCCATATTCTCAAAacttatacatatatatatatatgtatatagacatatatatatatatgtctatatacatatgtatatatacatatctatatctatatagacatatgtatatatagatatagatatgtatatagaCATATAGATAAGTCCACCCGCCTGACGGGGAAAACCTGCCCACCTTGTCCCAGCTCAACcaccggtggagcgcctggtccAGCTGCGGGTGGCCGGTGCTGTGGAACCTCGTGTTGGCGTCCATGTCCCCGTCTGCTCCGTTATCGTCCCCCATCGTGGTCCCGCACAGCAGCTACTCTCCGCGGCTCCTGAACCTCACAGACATGTCCTCTGTTAAACGGCTAACGTAGCTCAACTCTCCCACTCTCCGGGTCGGGCCTTCAACGTCACACGGCTCCACCGAGGCCACACGGGGGCGCTGTGGCGCGAGGGGAATCCCAGCAGCCTCCGCTTTATTTCTTTAAAGGTCACTTGTATTCGGCACATAACATTTGAATGAGAAGCTATGATTGTTTTTTACTTGTGACTTGGCCAGATAGCACGTGACGTGACATCCCCGTTCCTTTGAAGCctcaaatgaatacattttgtcaTCACGAgtagacttgaaactagagactgagacataaactcatgtttactgagggaataaatcaagagagaagtagagtaatttcctcatagacgtctatgggagcagaggagtcgccccctgctggtcactacagagaagtagagtcatttcctcatagacgtctatgggagcagaggagtcgccccctgctggtcactacagagaagtagagtcatttcctcatagacgtctatgggagcagaggagtcgccccctgctggtcactacagagaagtagagtcatttcctcatagacgtctatgggagcagaggagtcgccccctgctggtcactacagagaagtagagtcatttcctcatagacgtctatgggagcagaggagtcgccccctgctggtcactacagagaagtagagtcatttcctcatagacgtctatgggagcagaggagtcgccccctgctggtcactacagagaagtagagtcatttcttcatagacgtctatgggagcagaggagttgccccctgctggtcactacagagaagtagagtcatttcctcatagacgtctatgggagcagaggagtcgccccctgctggtcactacagagaagtagagtcatttcctcatagacgtctatgggagcagaggagtcgccccctgctggtcactacagagaagtagagtcatttcctcatagacgtctatgggagcagaggagtcgccccctgctggtcactacagagaagtagagtcatttcctcatagacgtctatgggagcagaggagtcgccccctgctggtcactacacagaatgcagctttaacacaaaagTTTTCTCAACATAAACATtaacataaaatatattataatttgAAGACAAGACGTCACATATCTTTCTGACACTTTGATGTACACattgatttatatatttctgttAACGAAGGGCAGCAGAGCTTCATGTAAACCCATTATGGACACAAAGCCTCATAACACAATGTCTTTATGTGTTTAGGTACAAAGTCTAATCAATGGGTAAAAGGACAACGTTACATCTGTATATTAAATCAAACAATTACAGATATTAAAGGGCAGTCTGTAAATGTTCTCAGGAAGGATGCCCCGTGTCTCAGCAGAACATCTAGTCTCTGGATTCCATCAGCTGGCAGTGGAACTGGTCCCTGAAGGCCTCCAACAGGTGGGGGATGGCCTCCTCCACGCCGACATCTCTCCGCAGCTCGGCACTCAGAGACGTCACtcctttacccacaatgccgcAGGGCACAATGTGGCTGAACCACGACATGTCGGTGTTGCAGTTCAGCGCCAAGCCGTGAGAGGTGACGTAGCGACCGCAGTGGATTCCTACCGAGACGGGAAGAGAGTCTGACACTTGATGACAGCAGCTTCAATCTTCTACCTGAGCTCATTCAAACAAAGAATGTTACTCTGACTCCGTTTGTTAGGGATGAATCCGTACATGTACAGAATGAAACCACAGGTACCTCAGAGGCCTCCTCTCACCTCATGAAGTACTACAGAGACGAGCGAAGGAATCAAACCACACAAAGACGTTATATTACGGATGCTACCAATGGCACAGATCTTGTTCTCTCCGACCCAGACGCCggtgagaggagacgaggacgcCGCCACGCCCAGCCGGCCGCACGCCGCGACGGTGGTCTGCTCCAGCTGGGACACGTACCAGCGGACGCTCTGAGGGGGGGCAGACCGCAGTGAGACGCACGCTCACGCGCTGTAACACGCCGACGCTTCATCAAACCCGGAGCCCCTCACCTTCTTGAAGCTTCCCAGGTGGAGGACCGGGTAACAGACCAGCTGACCTGGCCCGTGGAAGGTGATGAGTCCGCCTCGGTTGGCGTTGTGCACCTCGGCCCCCAGCCGCCGGAGGCCGTCCAGCAGGGGGGGAGGGTACGGTTTGTGGCGGATCCCGGTGGTGTAGACCGGAGGATGCTGACACAGCAGCAGAGCGTGTGACGGACCGGACCGGTGGCGGTCTAcgtagacctgctgcagccgcagAGCCTCCCGGTAGGAGACCAGGCCCAGACGCACCACCTCCACCGCCGGCCTGCCGCCCCCCATATGGGACAGGAAGTGCTCTTAGGACACAGAGAAACAGGTGTTCATGGTCCTGAGGAGGTCTCCAGCTGGAGGTCCAACCTTAGGGCTAAAGACATTCAGCTAAATCATAAAGAACCTATTTTCTGTACATTAAATAGGTTCATTCAGCTATTAAAAGCACACTGTACTATAACCTGGGTTCTTAATGAACAAGTAAACTCTATAACGTATCATATGTACAA
Coding sequences:
- the lipt2 gene encoding octanoyl-[acyl-carrier-protein]:protein N-octanoyltransferase LIPT2, mitochondrial isoform X2; amino-acid sequence: MGGGRPAVEVVRLGLVSYREALRLQQVYVDRHRSGPSHALLLCQHPPVYTTGIRHKPYPPPLLDGLRRLGAEVHNANRGGLITFHGPGQLVCYPVLHLGSFKKSVRWYVSQLEQTTVAACGRLGVAASSSPLTGVWVGENKICAIGSIRNITSLCGLIPSLVSVVLHEESTAVATSPLTAWR
- the LOC120823472 gene encoding olfactory receptor 11A1-like produces the protein MMTNSTQVSYFTLSAYFDTGVLRYFYFFIILSLYVLIVCSNVLLIVVICMNRSLHEPMYLFLCSLFVNELFGSTGLFPFLLVQILSDTHTVSAPLCFLQIFCIYSYVCVEFLNLSVMSYDRYLAICYPLHYQARMTPQKVSVLIALTWLLPVLAILVLISLSAPLRLCDSVIDRVYCGNYAVVKLACSDTRVNNIYGLLYTVVSLILPLVLILFSYMRILKVCFSGCKQTRQKAVGTCSPHLASLLNFCFGCCFQVLLSRFEGRAVPPAGAIVLSLYFLTCQPLFTPLLYGLNVSRMRLACRRLLLGETHVG
- the lipt2 gene encoding octanoyl-[acyl-carrier-protein]:protein N-octanoyltransferase LIPT2, mitochondrial isoform X1; this translates as MGGGRPAVEVVRLGLVSYREALRLQQVYVDRHRSGPSHALLLCQHPPVYTTGIRHKPYPPPLLDGLRRLGAEVHNANRGGLITFHGPGQLVCYPVLHLGSFKKSVRWYVSQLEQTTVAACGRLGVAASSSPLTGVWVGENKICAIGIHCGRYVTSHGLALNCNTDMSWFSHIVPCGIVGKGVTSLSAELRRDVGVEEAIPHLLEAFRDQFHCQLMESRD